From Streptomonospora salina, the proteins below share one genomic window:
- a CDS encoding serine hydrolase domain-containing protein — translation MIKKLRRLFDDLARNSLVPGAQFSLYHGGELHEFVAGVERAGTGRPVTPRSRFAYGSVSKIFTAALVMQLVEDGDVDLDIPVDTYLPELPADRPAPAPTARQLLSHTAGLVSDHDDGPVRATSLRRQAASLLERAPVAAPGTAFSYSNGAYSLAAYLVEVVTGQDWWETLESHLALPAGLDLAFVYDARDPGSVPATGSGHAVDTASGTIEPVEFTVEPALAPAGGLAGSATDLVGFGRAFMGPEDAALDTDIADPRVLHEMGRTVSAAAPYGLADGWGAGWALHLASDRLWYGHDGTLDGGTCNLRVDPEGGTALALTTNGTSGLRFWEDLVAGLRELGLDVGHYQQPTPRGRAQAPAREAGTDGIVGRYVNGDLMADVAPDDSGGFQFRLSNGFSGPMIITSDLQFSVTMDDLGGMSFSGRFLRDPQEPGSIASMQYNGRALRRTPLPARSGA, via the coding sequence ATGATCAAAAAGCTTCGACGACTGTTCGACGACCTCGCCCGGAATTCCCTGGTTCCCGGAGCCCAGTTCTCCCTGTACCACGGCGGCGAGCTGCACGAATTCGTCGCCGGGGTGGAACGGGCCGGCACGGGCCGCCCCGTCACCCCCCGCTCCCGCTTCGCCTACGGCTCAGTCTCCAAGATCTTCACCGCAGCCCTGGTCATGCAGCTGGTCGAGGACGGCGACGTCGACTTGGACATCCCCGTGGACACCTATCTCCCGGAACTCCCCGCCGACCGCCCGGCCCCCGCGCCGACCGCCCGCCAGCTTCTCAGCCACACCGCCGGTCTGGTCTCCGACCACGACGACGGACCGGTCCGCGCCACCTCGCTGCGCCGCCAGGCCGCCTCCCTGCTGGAGCGGGCGCCGGTCGCCGCTCCCGGCACCGCGTTCTCCTACTCCAACGGCGCCTACTCCCTGGCCGCTTACCTGGTGGAGGTCGTCACCGGGCAGGACTGGTGGGAGACCCTGGAGTCGCATCTGGCCCTGCCCGCCGGGCTGGACCTGGCGTTCGTGTACGACGCCCGCGACCCCGGCTCCGTCCCCGCGACCGGAAGCGGTCACGCCGTCGACACCGCATCCGGGACGATCGAACCGGTCGAATTCACCGTCGAACCCGCCCTGGCACCCGCCGGCGGCCTGGCCGGAAGCGCCACCGACCTGGTCGGCTTCGGCCGCGCCTTCATGGGTCCCGAAGACGCGGCCCTGGACACCGATATCGCCGACCCGCGGGTGCTGCACGAGATGGGCCGCACCGTTTCCGCCGCCGCCCCCTACGGCCTGGCCGACGGTTGGGGCGCAGGGTGGGCCCTGCATTTGGCCAGCGACCGCCTCTGGTACGGCCACGACGGCACGCTCGACGGCGGCACCTGTAACCTGCGGGTCGACCCCGAGGGGGGCACCGCCCTGGCCCTGACCACCAACGGCACCTCCGGCCTGCGATTCTGGGAGGACTTGGTGGCCGGTCTGCGCGAGCTGGGCCTGGACGTGGGCCACTACCAACAGCCCACGCCCCGCGGCCGCGCGCAGGCTCCCGCCCGGGAAGCCGGTACCGACGGGATCGTCGGCCGCTACGTCAACGGCGACCTGATGGCCGACGTCGCCCCGGACGACTCCGGCGGGTTCCAGTTCCGTCTGTCCAACGGCTTCTCCGGTCCGATGATTATCACCTCTGACCTGCAGTTCTCCGTCACTATGGACGACCTGGGCGGAATGTCGTTCAGCGGCCGCTTCCTGCGCGACCCGCAAGAGCCCGGATCGATCGCGTCGATGCAGTACAACGGCCGGGCGCTGCGCCGCACCCCGCTCCCGGCGCGCTCCGGCGCCTGA
- a CDS encoding sensor histidine kinase, with product MPPKEDDAKASSELVVTGFNRVFLSLERLAGGLITALMALLALAVVGVVLVACFLAVGLPFLSAALRLVRLVADRERHRLSRWGPTMPAPAAAAVPTGIEGALKAAVRDVQVWRDLVWLACHATLGLLTGLLGVLLPVIAVRDITFPLWWWLLPPDAAGASIGVPIEDWYTALAVGLLGAAWGALTFGLEPVLAWLQSWPGRQLLGPHSRTVLHERINELTATRAAALQAHTAELRRIERSLHDGAQSRLVAVIIQMGSARRVLQTDPARADAMLDCTQAAAEDALAELRGLVRGILPPALENHDLEGALSALASGCSVPCTAEAGDLGVLASSIEATAYHAVAEAVTNVTRHSEAGRAGIRVTREGDILHIRIHDDGRGGAAEDTGTGLAGIRRRVEAHDGNLIVDSPEGGPTDIRVELPCRS from the coding sequence ATGCCCCCCAAGGAAGACGACGCCAAGGCCTCGAGCGAACTGGTGGTAACCGGGTTCAACAGGGTGTTCCTGAGCCTTGAGCGCCTTGCCGGCGGACTGATCACCGCCTTGATGGCGCTGCTCGCCCTCGCTGTCGTCGGCGTGGTCCTGGTCGCCTGCTTCCTCGCCGTCGGCCTGCCGTTCCTGTCCGCGGCGCTGCGCCTGGTGCGCTTGGTCGCCGACCGGGAGCGGCACCGCCTCAGCCGGTGGGGACCGACCATGCCGGCGCCCGCAGCGGCCGCCGTCCCCACCGGGATCGAGGGGGCGCTCAAGGCCGCCGTCCGCGACGTCCAGGTGTGGCGCGACCTGGTCTGGCTCGCTTGCCACGCCACCCTGGGGCTGCTGACCGGGCTGCTGGGGGTGCTGCTTCCGGTGATCGCTGTCCGGGACATCACGTTCCCGCTGTGGTGGTGGCTGCTGCCGCCGGACGCGGCCGGGGCCTCGATCGGCGTACCCATCGAGGACTGGTACACCGCCCTGGCCGTGGGTCTGCTGGGGGCCGCTTGGGGAGCGCTCACCTTCGGGCTCGAACCGGTCCTGGCGTGGCTCCAGTCGTGGCCGGGCCGCCAGCTGCTCGGGCCGCACTCGCGGACCGTCCTACACGAGCGCATCAACGAGCTCACGGCCACCCGGGCCGCCGCTCTCCAAGCGCACACCGCCGAGCTCCGCCGGATCGAGCGGTCCCTGCACGACGGGGCGCAGAGCCGACTGGTCGCCGTCATCATCCAGATGGGGTCCGCGCGGAGGGTGCTCCAGACCGACCCGGCGCGGGCGGACGCGATGCTGGACTGCACCCAGGCGGCCGCCGAGGACGCGCTAGCCGAACTGCGCGGCCTGGTGCGCGGCATCCTCCCTCCGGCGCTGGAGAACCACGACTTGGAGGGGGCCCTCAGCGCGCTCGCCTCAGGCTGCTCGGTCCCCTGCACAGCGGAGGCGGGCGACCTGGGCGTTCTCGCGTCCTCCATCGAGGCGACCGCCTACCACGCCGTCGCTGAGGCGGTCACCAACGTGACCCGGCACAGCGAGGCCGGGCGCGCCGGCATCCGGGTCACGAGAGAGGGGGACATCTTGCACATCCGCATCCACGACGACGGGCGGGGCGGCGCGGCTGAAGACACCGGAACCGGTTTGGCGGGCATCCGGCGCCGGGTGGAGGCGCACGACGGTAACCTCATCGTGGACAGCCCTGAGGGCGGGCCGACCGACATCCGGGTGGAGTTGCCGTGCAGATCGTGA
- a CDS encoding response regulator transcription factor → MQIVIAEDDALLREGMAALLRGEGFEIVAAVGEVGELLDAVSEHAPDIAIIDVRMPPTYTDEGIQAAVRARCLRPGMPVLVLSAYVEQTFATELMDNGASGIGYMLKERVGRVDRFLDTLRRVAQGQAAIDPEVVAQLFARKPADDALSLLSPRERDVLALMAEGLGNGAIAERMTVTEGAVHKHIRSVFGKFGLASDDRSDRRVAAVLHYLNATGR, encoded by the coding sequence GTGCAGATCGTGATCGCTGAGGACGACGCCCTGCTCCGGGAAGGGATGGCCGCGCTGCTGCGGGGCGAAGGGTTCGAGATCGTCGCTGCCGTCGGCGAGGTTGGGGAACTGCTCGACGCGGTATCCGAGCACGCCCCTGACATCGCCATCATCGATGTGCGGATGCCGCCCACCTACACCGACGAAGGCATTCAGGCGGCGGTGCGCGCCCGGTGCCTCCGACCGGGGATGCCCGTGCTCGTTCTGTCGGCCTATGTCGAGCAGACGTTCGCCACGGAACTGATGGACAACGGAGCGTCGGGTATCGGGTACATGCTCAAGGAGCGGGTCGGCCGGGTCGATCGGTTCCTGGACACCCTGCGCAGGGTCGCGCAGGGGCAGGCCGCGATTGATCCGGAGGTGGTGGCCCAGCTGTTCGCCCGCAAGCCCGCCGACGACGCCCTCTCCCTGCTCAGCCCACGCGAACGGGACGTGCTCGCCCTCATGGCCGAAGGGCTGGGCAACGGGGCTATCGCCGAGCGGATGACCGTCACGGAAGGGGCGGTGCACAAGCACATCCGCAGCGTCTTCGGCAAATTCGGCCTGGCCTCCGACGACCGCTCGGACCGGCGGGTCGCCGCGGTGCTGCACTACTTGAACGCCACGGGCCGCTGA
- a CDS encoding tyrosine-type recombinase/integrase, with protein MGTKCPKLKRPNGGWNSAHGTWAVQTELPRRPSGTRRQARRIGFDTQEAARDHLDHIKTVLGVAEGDGQAAIKAGDLIEQAIRKRTHLPGTDEVRRRIGGGADTRETVPTVGEWLNEWLAGKKKLAASTRLSYQGHITNYLAPHLGWVRLDKLGTGHLQTMFEAIEETNDHIRTSRASDDAQVRASVHGMRTVSVSTEHRIRATLRSALSAAVSRPDLPLQVNVASHIELESAPGPKPVVWSAERVARFRKTGEVPAPVMVWTPEQTGRFLERARRDRLYALFHLIALKGPRRGEAVGLEWDSVRLDDGAIGITTQVVQLGWDTAVSTPKSAAGRRTITLDEDTVDVLKPWRKRQRQERLKAGEAWVESGRVFTHPDGTGLHPGWVSGLFCRIAAEAGLPPISLHGLRHGAASLSLAAGVDVKVVSSELGHSTTSFTQDTYQSVFPDVAKAAAEATAKLLPLTKARSAD; from the coding sequence TTGGGGACAAAGTGCCCCAAGCTGAAACGACCCAACGGGGGCTGGAACTCCGCCCACGGAACCTGGGCCGTCCAGACCGAGTTGCCCCGACGCCCCTCCGGTACGCGGCGCCAGGCGCGGCGGATCGGGTTCGACACCCAGGAAGCCGCGCGCGACCACCTCGACCACATCAAAACGGTGCTGGGGGTGGCCGAGGGCGACGGGCAGGCCGCCATCAAGGCGGGCGACCTCATCGAACAGGCCATCAGAAAGCGCACCCACCTCCCGGGCACGGACGAAGTACGCCGCCGCATCGGCGGGGGCGCCGACACCCGCGAGACCGTGCCCACGGTGGGCGAGTGGCTCAACGAGTGGTTGGCGGGCAAGAAGAAGCTCGCCGCCTCCACCCGGTTGTCGTATCAGGGCCACATCACCAACTACCTCGCCCCGCACCTGGGCTGGGTGCGCCTCGACAAGCTCGGGACGGGCCATCTGCAGACGATGTTCGAGGCGATCGAGGAGACCAACGACCACATCCGCACCAGCCGCGCGTCAGACGATGCGCAGGTGCGGGCCTCGGTGCACGGGATGCGCACCGTGAGCGTCTCCACCGAGCACCGCATCCGGGCGACCCTGCGCAGCGCCCTCTCGGCGGCCGTGTCCCGCCCGGACCTTCCGCTGCAGGTGAATGTGGCCTCCCACATCGAGCTGGAGTCGGCCCCGGGCCCCAAGCCGGTGGTGTGGAGCGCCGAGCGGGTCGCCCGTTTCCGCAAAACCGGCGAGGTGCCGGCCCCGGTCATGGTCTGGACCCCCGAGCAGACCGGCCGCTTCCTGGAACGCGCCCGCCGCGACCGGCTCTACGCCCTCTTCCACCTCATCGCCCTGAAAGGCCCCCGCCGGGGTGAAGCCGTGGGCTTGGAGTGGGACTCGGTGCGCCTCGACGACGGCGCGATCGGCATCACGACCCAGGTGGTGCAGTTGGGGTGGGACACGGCGGTGTCCACACCCAAGAGCGCAGCCGGGCGGCGCACCATCACCCTCGACGAGGACACCGTGGACGTGCTGAAGCCGTGGCGCAAGCGCCAGCGGCAGGAGCGCCTCAAAGCAGGGGAGGCGTGGGTGGAGTCGGGGCGGGTGTTCACCCATCCCGACGGCACCGGATTGCACCCGGGGTGGGTGAGCGGGTTGTTCTGCCGTATCGCCGCCGAGGCGGGCTTGCCGCCGATCAGCCTGCACGGACTGCGCCACGGCGCCGCCTCGCTGAGCCTGGCGGCGGGGGTGGACGTGAAGGTGGTCTCCTCCGAACTCGGCCACTCCACGACCTCGTTCACTCAGGACACCTATCAGAGCGTGTTCCCCGACGTCGCCAAAGCCGCCGCCGAGGCGACGGCGAAGCTGCTGCCGTTGACGAAGGCTCGATCCGCGGACTGA
- a CDS encoding RHS repeat-associated core domain-containing protein → MAYDYTSYGQTEAATAGSGDQAAGDNPFTYTGAYELDNGDKALGHRYLSQRTHRFTQQDPSRQEDNLYSYAACDHQQHRPQRTQRSLCGWQPCIGWFGILGPGKRLESTRLDCCKFECGPGSDVHGLFNLAVCNKIIVNSRKPNNNGRCNGDYHSIDWPCASLGGVCLRPHF, encoded by the coding sequence GTGGCCTACGACTACACCTCCTACGGCCAAACCGAGGCGGCCACGGCCGGCAGCGGCGACCAAGCGGCCGGAGACAACCCCTTCACCTACACCGGCGCCTACGAACTCGACAACGGCGACAAAGCCCTCGGCCACCGCTACCTCTCCCAACGCACCCACCGCTTCACCCAACAAGACCCCTCCCGGCAAGAAGACAACCTGTACTCCTACGCCGCATGCGACCATCAACAACACCGACCCCAGCGGACTCAACGTAGTTTGTGTGGTTGGCAGCCCTGTATTGGCTGGTTTGGGATTCTTGGCCCTGGAAAACGGTTGGAATCCACTCGGCTGGATTGCTGCAAGTTTGAGTGCGGCCCTGGCTCTGATGTGCATGGGTTATTCAATCTGGCAGTATGCAACAAGATAATAGTAAACTCCAGAAAACCGAACAATAATGGGCGATGCAATGGCGACTATCATTCTATTGATTGGCCTTGCGCTTCTCTTGGCGGGGTTTGTCTACGGCCTCACTTTTAA
- a CDS encoding RHS repeat-associated core domain-containing protein has protein sequence MIDDQGQRYNAATDHQNSTLALAENGTDAGDPAVAYDYTPYGNTDTTTNSGGDQAAQANPFTYTGSYTFDNGDKAMGHRYMSHLTERFTQQDPSWQEDNLYSYAECDPINNTDPSGLWVGCAVNVTGFFVSDIGYAGAAWPLAIAIGVGGAVAMPAFLFGAAVIGAGVGVYGVATAC, from the coding sequence ATGATCGACGACCAGGGGCAGCGCTACAACGCCGCCACCGACCACCAGAACTCCACCCTCGCCCTCGCCGAAAACGGCACCGACGCCGGCGATCCCGCGGTGGCCTACGACTACACCCCCTACGGCAACACCGACACCACCACCAACAGCGGCGGCGACCAAGCGGCCCAGGCCAACCCCTTCACCTACACCGGCTCCTATACCTTCGACAACGGCGACAAGGCCATGGGCCACCGCTACATGTCCCACCTCACCGAACGCTTCACCCAGCAGGACCCCTCCTGGCAGGAAGACAACCTCTACTCCTACGCAGAGTGCGACCCCATCAACAACACCGACCCCAGCGGACTGTGGGTTGGATGTGCGGTAAATGTCACTGGATTTTTCGTATCGGATATCGGATACGCGGGCGCTGCATGGCCTTTGGCAATTGCCATCGGAGTGGGAGGCGCAGTCGCCATGCCAGCATTTCTATTCGGCGCCGCTGTCATCGGGGCGGGAGTAGGGGTTTATGGGGTAGCAACTGCTTGTTAG
- a CDS encoding RHS repeat protein has protein sequence MPLLNPHHGLFRPLVPTAAALLITPLLVAVPAHADPGDTGAREVPAGDSWTPDETVDRDPSGGAPPQEEWKPPHEREAQQQGGASTLDTDVDPGDNCDDGTNRGVQNHYPMQRHQISDRLELDVNLENGNTVLRHRDLTIPGTGIDLSLSSVYNSQDLGTNGWKLNTGTDVGLDFITDSDDVVFRGPSGFCETFTDQGGGDFSSPEDMDADLEELDNGRYSLTFHEGPYTDQMWTFTADGWLYSQSDHNGNTQTLGYDSDGLITSVVDDQDRVTELDWHDLRIGLTEITDPTGATAAEYAYNADGLLTAITDRAGETVSFAYDDNHHLAEITNARGHVWNLDHNTDGRLTELDQPVTGDERAITTYDHGDQETTVTDPRGNDSTHTFDSQGRQEEATDAEGNTRSTDWTAAADVAAATDPAGASTTYDYDDLNNMVGTELPSGAQYQVGYADSANPHKPTSITAPEQEMELDYDARGNLTEITRPGAENPEASFEYNNNGTLAAQTNGNGATTEYSYDGDGNLTEIDQPDPLGTTTLDYDALSRVTSVTDGAGTTLDYTYDALDRVTQITHEGTILQSTEYNANGDVTATHTPRATLAHAYDKRGDVASTGRDDGDDHDLYAYSYDKAGNLTSLSEHGATTDYAYDAAHRVTTVTDDQGGETTIGYDEAGNRDTVTFPDGGSQQLEHNEAGLLTESVMANAGGDTLAEAVYSYTDDDGEATTKLQSRTVNGDTRDFTYDQRGRLTSDGQTDYTYDEADNLTSAGDTDYAVNRADQVTEAGDTDLGYDQAGNLTSSGDTDIDYSPTGQMTEKDAGDAEADLQVGYDTADSTQRRTITQGTGEEAATRTLTNTALGISSIEQDDGGRTHYVRDPDGRMLGMLDDQGQRYNAATDHQNSTLALAEDGAESQDPAVAYDYTPYGDTETDTANGGGAVDEANPFTYTGAYELDNGDKALGHRYLSQLTHRFTQQDPSRQENNLYSYAACDPVNNTDPSGLVSVATAICSGLSIYWAKVGFVAYALAVTGPLGWTIAAGAAVSSIGCALYPLF, from the coding sequence GTGCCCCTGCTGAACCCCCACCACGGCTTGTTCCGGCCGTTGGTGCCCACCGCGGCCGCCCTGCTGATCACCCCCCTGCTGGTGGCCGTTCCCGCCCACGCCGACCCCGGCGACACCGGCGCCCGCGAAGTGCCCGCCGGAGACTCCTGGACCCCCGACGAGACGGTCGACCGCGACCCCTCCGGCGGAGCCCCGCCGCAAGAGGAATGGAAACCCCCGCACGAACGCGAAGCCCAACAACAGGGCGGGGCCTCGACCCTGGACACCGACGTCGACCCGGGCGACAACTGCGACGACGGCACCAACCGCGGCGTGCAGAACCACTACCCGATGCAGCGCCACCAGATCAGCGACCGCCTGGAACTGGACGTCAACCTCGAAAACGGCAACACCGTCCTGCGCCACCGCGATCTGACCATCCCCGGCACCGGCATCGACCTGTCCCTGTCCAGCGTCTACAACAGCCAAGACCTCGGCACCAACGGGTGGAAACTCAACACCGGCACCGACGTGGGCCTGGACTTCATCACCGACTCCGACGACGTCGTCTTCCGCGGCCCCTCCGGCTTCTGCGAAACCTTCACCGACCAGGGCGGCGGCGACTTCTCCTCGCCCGAGGACATGGACGCCGACCTGGAGGAACTCGACAACGGCCGCTACAGCCTCACCTTCCACGAAGGCCCCTACACCGACCAGATGTGGACCTTCACCGCCGACGGATGGCTGTACTCCCAAAGCGACCACAACGGCAACACCCAGACCCTGGGCTACGACTCCGACGGCCTCATCACCTCCGTGGTCGACGACCAGGACCGGGTCACCGAACTCGACTGGCACGACCTGCGCATCGGCCTCACCGAGATCACCGACCCCACCGGGGCCACCGCGGCCGAATACGCCTACAACGCCGACGGGCTGCTCACCGCCATCACCGACCGGGCCGGCGAGACCGTCTCCTTCGCCTACGACGACAACCACCACCTGGCCGAGATCACCAACGCCCGCGGCCACGTCTGGAACCTCGACCACAACACCGACGGGCGCTTGACCGAGCTGGACCAGCCGGTCACCGGCGACGAGCGCGCCATCACCACCTACGACCACGGCGACCAAGAAACCACGGTCACCGACCCGCGCGGCAACGACTCCACCCACACCTTCGACTCCCAGGGCCGCCAAGAAGAGGCCACCGACGCCGAAGGCAACACCCGCTCCACCGACTGGACCGCCGCCGCCGACGTCGCCGCCGCCACCGACCCGGCCGGGGCCTCCACCACCTACGACTACGACGACCTCAACAACATGGTCGGCACCGAGTTGCCCAGCGGCGCCCAGTACCAGGTGGGCTACGCCGATTCCGCCAACCCGCACAAACCCACCTCCATCACCGCCCCCGAGCAGGAGATGGAGCTGGACTACGACGCCCGCGGCAACCTCACCGAAATCACCCGCCCCGGCGCCGAGAACCCCGAAGCCAGCTTCGAGTACAACAACAACGGCACCCTCGCCGCACAAACCAACGGCAACGGCGCCACGACCGAGTACTCCTACGACGGCGACGGCAACCTCACCGAGATCGACCAGCCCGACCCGCTGGGCACCACCACCCTCGACTACGACGCCCTGTCCCGGGTCACCAGCGTCACCGACGGTGCGGGCACCACGCTGGACTACACCTACGACGCCCTCGACCGGGTCACCCAGATCACCCACGAGGGCACCATTTTGCAGTCCACCGAGTACAACGCCAACGGCGACGTCACCGCCACCCACACGCCCCGGGCCACGCTGGCCCACGCCTACGACAAGCGCGGCGACGTGGCCTCCACCGGCCGCGACGACGGCGACGACCATGATCTCTACGCCTACAGCTACGACAAAGCCGGCAACCTCACCTCGCTGAGTGAACACGGCGCCACGACCGACTACGCCTACGACGCCGCCCACCGGGTGACCACGGTCACCGACGACCAGGGCGGTGAGACCACCATCGGCTACGACGAGGCCGGCAACCGCGACACGGTCACCTTCCCCGACGGAGGCTCCCAGCAGCTGGAGCACAACGAGGCCGGGCTGCTGACCGAGTCGGTGATGGCCAACGCCGGCGGCGACACCCTGGCCGAGGCGGTCTACTCCTACACCGATGACGACGGGGAAGCCACCACCAAGCTCCAGTCGCGCACCGTCAACGGCGACACCCGCGACTTCACCTACGACCAGCGCGGGCGGCTGACCAGCGACGGGCAGACCGACTACACCTACGACGAGGCCGACAACCTCACCTCCGCCGGCGACACCGACTACGCGGTGAACCGGGCCGACCAGGTCACCGAAGCCGGCGACACCGACCTGGGCTACGACCAGGCGGGCAACCTCACCTCCTCCGGCGACACCGACATCGATTACAGCCCCACCGGGCAGATGACCGAGAAGGACGCCGGCGACGCCGAGGCGGACCTGCAGGTCGGCTACGACACCGCCGACTCCACCCAGCGCCGCACCATCACCCAAGGCACCGGCGAGGAGGCCGCCACCCGGACCCTGACCAACACAGCCCTGGGCATCTCCAGCATCGAACAGGACGACGGGGGCCGCACCCACTACGTGCGCGATCCCGATGGGCGGATGCTGGGCATGCTCGACGACCAGGGGCAGCGCTACAACGCCGCCACCGACCACCAGAACTCCACCCTCGCCCTCGCCGAGGACGGCGCGGAGTCGCAGGACCCTGCGGTGGCCTACGACTACACCCCCTACGGCGACACCGAGACCGACACCGCTAACGGCGGCGGTGCGGTCGACGAGGCCAACCCCTTCACCTACACCGGCGCCTACGAACTCGACAACGGCGACAAAGCCCTCGGCCACCGCTACCTCTCCCAACTCACCCACCGCTTCACCCAACAAGACCCCTCCCGGCAAGAAAACAACCTCTACTCCTACGCCGCCTGCGACCCCGTCAACAACACCGACCCATCAGGACTTGTAAGTGTTGCTACGGCTATCTGCTCAGGGCTTAGCATTTACTGGGCCAAGGTGGGATTTGTTGCTTACGCGCTTGCAGTGACCGGACCTCTTGGCTGGACAATTGCAGCGGGCGCAGCAGTCAGCAGCATCGGGTGTGCCCTGTACCCGCTGTTCTAG
- a CDS encoding transposase family protein has product MPDYRERLHVVTYRAILDVGREAVHFLSKLPAGERRRRGTRAGSRALTCFHQAVLVLRHFRDGTLPCDPAPDFAIGRATAYRYTDEGTDVLAEQAPDLDRALQQAREDGATHLIPDGTVVATDRCTAKTLSVKGERIDLWYSGKAGHHGGNLQALCEPDGFPAFVSDVEPSCVHDVTAARIHVLPALYPAAARGAADAGRSGLSGSRHRRPHSVHHPQRRPRPGGGRRNRRPPERGLRCLGERGFALLTQRWRLLKHITASPTKIGGIAQAALVLTRFEHGRLN; this is encoded by the coding sequence TTGCCGGACTACCGTGAAAGGCTCCACGTGGTCACCTATCGTGCCATCCTCGATGTCGGCAGGGAAGCCGTCCACTTCCTGTCGAAGCTGCCGGCAGGCGAGCGCCGCCGGCGCGGCACCCGCGCCGGCAGCCGCGCCCTGACCTGCTTCCACCAGGCCGTGCTCGTTCTGCGCCACTTCCGCGACGGCACCCTCCCCTGCGACCCGGCCCCCGACTTCGCCATCGGCCGCGCCACCGCCTACCGCTACACCGACGAGGGCACCGACGTGCTCGCCGAGCAGGCGCCCGACCTCGACCGGGCCCTGCAACAGGCCCGCGAGGACGGAGCCACGCACCTGATCCCGGACGGCACCGTCGTCGCCACCGACCGCTGCACCGCAAAAACCCTCAGCGTCAAAGGCGAACGGATCGACCTCTGGTACTCGGGAAAAGCCGGCCACCACGGCGGCAACCTTCAGGCCCTGTGCGAACCCGACGGGTTCCCCGCCTTCGTCAGCGACGTCGAGCCCAGCTGCGTACACGATGTGACCGCCGCCCGCATCCACGTGCTGCCCGCGCTTTATCCCGCGGCGGCGCGGGGGGCTGCCGACGCCGGCCGATCCGGGCTATCGGGGAGCCGGCATCGGCGTCCTCATTCCGTTCACCACCCCCAGCGACGGCCGAGACCGGGCGGTGGACGACGCAACCGTCGACCGCCTGAACGTGGCCTACGTTGCCTGGGCGAACGCGGGTTCGCGCTGCTCACGCAGCGCTGGCGACTGTTGAAGCACATCACCGCAAGCCCGACCAAGATCGGCGGCATCGCGCAAGCAGCGCTCGTACTCACCCGTTTCGAGCATGGCCGCCTCAACTGA